Genomic DNA from Solanum pennellii chromosome 3, SPENNV200:
NNNNNNNNNNNNNNNNNNNNNNNNNNNNNNNNNNNNNNNNNNNNNNNNNNNNNNNNNNNNNNNNNNNNNNNNNNNNNNNNNNNNNNNNNNNNNNNNNNNNNNNNNNNNAGCACATCTCGAGGAGCAGTTTGAGTCCGAGtttggagtgtcttggagttgtggtgagctgcttggctgttccgtggcccacaccttCCTCTATCTCTTACTTATTctgttattcagtattcagacaggatatcccttatgttagatttgtctttttttgtttcagacttgcatcgtattttagaagctcttgtatttatgacaccaattcttggggagtaatttttttcagttttccgCATTCGTACTTATAAAGAACTCAGTGTTAGAGATTTGGCAATTTGTTGTCTTTTCACttattagttagttaagtttgttaaaatatgttggttggcttacctattggttgggaacataggtgccatcacgactcgttattttgggtcgtgacaaatttggtatcagagccctaggttcatcggTCTCAATAGTACAAGAgcaatgtctagtagagtcttgcggatcgGTATGAAGACGTCCAtacctatcttcgagaggctataggacatttaggaaatattctgttcttttattcattatcgTGCACACTTGACCTTGtagaaattctaatcttgatatCTCATTCTCTCTTAGATGGCGAGGAATCGTACATCGGCAAGTGGTGGTCAGGATCCTATTCCTGCGCCTTCTTCTGGGAACACTGTCCGAGGTAGAGGTAGGAGACGAGCTCGAGGTCGGGGTAGGGGCCGTGTTGCAGCACCTGTGGATGTTCAAGTACCAGTAGCTACCCAGGGTCGTGATAGGACCGTACCTCCTGATGCAGAGGTTATTCATGGGGATGTGCAAGATCGTGTCGAGGGGGATGGGCCAGCTCAGGCTCCAACCAGTACTATTGTCCCCCCAGTGCTTCAAGATACCTTGGCTCGTATGTTAGGAATCCTAGAGGGGATGGCCCAGGCAGGAGCTTTGCCTGTCACTTCTGATGGCTCACAGACCCGTGTTGGAGGTCAAACTCCAGATCCGATAGTTGCTCCAGATTCTCAGACTCCCAGGACTCAGCCAGCTGCCGCTGTAGCTCCTCGTTTGGATAGTATGGAGTTTCCAGATATGACATCACATTTGGTGAACAGGCCTTCTATGACTATTGATGAGCAAAAGATGTTTGGGAGGTTCAGactaatgaatcctcctacttataCTGGTGACTTAGCTGAGGATGCATATGAGTTTATAGTTAGTTGTCATGAGAGGTTGCATAATCTTGGATTAGTGGAGTCTCATGGAGTTGACTACACAGCGTTTCAGATGACTGGCTCTGCTAAGCAGTGGTGGAGGGATTATATTAGTAGTAGGCCAGCTGGATCTCATCCACTATCCTGGACTGAGTTTACTCAGGTATTTCTATCCAAATTTGTTCCACGCAGTGAGAGGGAGCGCAAGAGGGCCGAGTTTGAGGGTTTGCAGCAAAATGGTATGTCAGTTGCAGAGTATGAGGGTAAATTTCATGCCTTGGCTAGGCATGCTTCGATGATACTTCCCACAGAGGCTGAGAGAGTGAGGAGGTTTGTTAAGGGGCTGATTATTCCAATTCGTCTAGGAGTTTCTCAGGTTGCTGCTTCTGGTGTTCCATTCCAGAAAGTGGTAGATGCTGCTAAGGAGTTGGAGATGATTCGACGTGAGGGATTTGAGCAGCGAGAGGGCAAGAGGACTCGTTATTCAGGTGATTATGGTGGTGCTCCGCCTAGGAGTCGGGGTTACTTGGGCAGAGGTTATCACCCTCAGTCCAGCAGACCCATTCATGCTGCTATACCAGCGTCTGAGGCTGGTTACGCTGGGCATAACTCTTCGAGCTCGGTACATACTTCGCAGGGTTCATCTTCTAGACCTGTAGTTCGTGGAGGGCATTCTGGTCATTCAGGTTCCTCTCATCAGCCTGCGTCTCGTAGGGGTTGCTTCGAGTGTGGTGATATGGGACACTTTGTGAGAGACTGCCCTAGGACCAGACGTGGTGGCTTACATCAGGGTTCTCAGGCTTCGACTTCCAGGGCTGCACAACCTCCAGCTAGGGGTGGTGCACAGAATGGTAGAGGTGGTTCTCATTCAGGTAGAGGTGGTTCTCCTTCTGGTCGAGGTGGTGGTCGTGGAGGTTCACAATCTGATGGAGGTCGTTCTCACTGTTATGCTTTTCCAGGTAGGCCAGAGGCTGAAGcctcagatgctgttatcacaggtattaTTCCGGTTTGTCATCGACCAGctactgtattatttgatccaggctctacttattcttatgtgtccACATATTTTGCTCCTAGTCTGGATATATTGtgtgagtctcttgatttgCCGATACGTGTTTCTACTCCTGTCGGGGATTCTGTAGTTGTAGATCAAGTGTATCGTTTATGTACTGTTACTTTGATGGGGTATGACACTCATGCAGATTTAAAGGTCTTAGAaatgatagattttgatgtgattcttggtatggattggttatctTCTTACCACGCAATTTTAAATTGTCATGCCAAGACCATCACTTTAGCTATGCCTGGAATTCCTATAGTAGAATGGAGAGGTACTCTTAGTCATCCTTCTAAGGGTGTGATATCATTCCTTAAGGCTCGTCAGTTGGTACAGAGAGGATGTTTGGCTTACTTGGCCCACATTCGAGATACTAGTATTGAGACTCCTATGCTTGAGTCTATTCCAGTGGTGAGTGAATTTTCAGAGGTATTCCCGACCGATTTGCCAGGTCTTCCACCAGAtcgtgatattgatttttgtattgatgtggAGCCAGGCACTCGGcctatttccattcctccttatcgtatagcaccggctgaattgaaagagttgaaggagcaGTTGCAGGATTTGTTGagcaaaggttttattagaccaagtgtatctccttggggtgctccagtgttatttgtgaagaagaaagatggatctatgcgtatgtgtattgactatcggcagttgaacaaggtaaccatcAGAAATAAGTATCCGATACCtcgtattgatgatttatttgatcagttgcagggtgcttcagttttctccaaaattgacttgagatctgGCTATCATCAGCTGAAGGTTAGGGCGGAGGATATCCCTAAGACGGCTTTTCGAACacgttatggtcattacgagtttttGGTGATGTCTTTCGGACTGACTAATGCCCCAGCAGCttttatggacttgatgaatgGAGTGTTCAGACCGTATTTAGATtcctttgttattgtcttcatagatgatatattgatatactcaCGCACTAAGGAGGAACATgagcatcatttgaggattgttcttgggattctaaaggagaagaagctttatgcaaagttttcaaagtgtgagttttggcttagttCGGTAGCATTCTTGGGACATGtagtgtccaaggagggtatcaTGGTGGATCCTAAGAAGATTGAGGCGGTTAGAGATTGGGTCAGACCTACTTCAGTTACTGAGATTCGGAGTTTCTTGGGCCTTGCAGGTTATTATCGACGGTTTGTTGAGGGTTtctcatccattgcatctccattaactagattgacaCAGAAGGAGGTGACTTTTCAGTGGTCTGACGAATGTGAGGTTAGTttccaaaagctcaagactttattGACTACTGCTCCGATTTTGACCCTACCCGTGGAGGGAGAGGGTTTTGtcgtatattgtgatgcttctcgggttggtcttggttgtgtgttgatgcagaagggaagggtgatagcttatgcttcgaggcagttaaaggttcatgagaagaactaccctattcatgatttagagttggcggctgttgtgtttgcattaaagatttggaggcattatctttatggtgtgcaTTGTGAGGTGTtcacggatcatcgtagcctccAGTATATATTCAATCAGAGGGATctaaatttgaggcagaggagatggttggagttgcTCAAAGACTACGATATGACTATTCTTTATCACCCAGGCAAAgcaaatgttgtagcagatgccTTGAGTCGGAAGGCGGTAAGTATGGGTAGCCTAGCCATGTTACAGGTTGGCGAGCGTCCTTTAGCTAGGGATGTCCAATCCCTGGCCAATAGCTTTGTGAGACTTGATATTTCAGAATCTGGTAAGGTATTGGCTTATATAGAGGCTAGGTCATCCTTGTTGGAGCGGATTCGAGctcaacagtttgatgatggtgATTTATGTAAGATTAGGGACAAGGTTTTAAAAGGAGAAGCCAAGGCTGCAATTCTTGATAGTGAGggagttttgaggattaagggtcGTATATGTGTTCCTCGTACAGGGGATTTGACCAGATTGATcatggaggaggctcatagttagaggtactctattcatccgggggctactaagatgtatcgtgacttgaagcaacattattggtggtgtcgtatgaagagggacatagtagATTTTGTATCCCACTGTctgaattgtcagcaagtgaagtatgaacaccaaaagCCTGGAGGTGTGACACAGAGGATGCCTATACCTGAGTGGAAGTGGGAGGGTATtgctatggactttgtggtaggaTTGCCATGTACTTTGGGTAAGTTTGATGTTATATGGGTCATTGTGGATCGAatgactaagtctgcacactttgtaCCAGTTCAGACGACCTATAAttcagagaagttagccaaaatCTATATTCGAGAGATAGTTcgtttgcatggggttcctatttctattatttcagatCGTGGCACTCAATTTACATCTCATTTCTGGCAGTCTATGTAGAAAGAGTTGGGCACTCGGGTGGATCTTAGTACAacctttcaccctcagactgatggtcaATCTGAACGGACTATTCAGGTTCTCGAGGATATGTTGCGggcatgtgtgattgactttggtGGTCAGTGGGACCAGTTCTTGCCTCTAgcggagtttgcttacaataatagttattactcgagcattgggatggcaccatttgaggctctgtatggtaggagatgtcaATCTCCAATTGgctggtttgatgcatttgaggttagaccatGGGGTACAGATTTGTTGAGGGAGTCCTTGGACAAGGTCAAGTTGATCCAAGATAGACTTCTCATGGCTCAGAGCAGGCAAAAGAGTTACGCAGATAGGAAGGTTCGTGATTTGgagtttatggttggagagAGGGGTCTActtaaggtttcacccatgaagggtgtgatgagatttggaaagaagggcaagtTGAGTCCAAGGTACATTGGTCCTTTCGAGGTTGTGGAGCGTATTGGTGAGGTGACATATCAGTTGGCTTTGCCACCTGGGTTGtcaggtgccatcacgactcgttattttgggtcgtgacacttacAATTCAAACAACTTAAATTTCCCcatttaaatatatcataagtaattattaaaataaaaatattaaagttagAATGTCTCATATAGGAAAATATTTCCACTTATTATATATACACGGAAGggaaaatattacataaaactattaagtttatttgggtgtttttttaaaatcaacatACCAGAGTGATGttcaatttgaaattcaagatgTTGGGATATAATATCTACTCCATTAACAAGATGATAATTATAACACCTTATCATTTATCCTTCAATCAATCatcataaatatgattttataatttatccTAATGTTGCCAAGAAGAGTTACAACTTGATATTTTTGGGAAATCAAATGATCATCAACCGacgatataaaattttataataaataaacaatcattGGTGTGGggatgataaattttaaaatgttgagCAACGTGAACAAACATTATAATTCTAACGTGTAGAATGTTCAACTATATTGTTTGCttgacatatatttttttaaatttccccATTTAAACATatcctaattaattattaaaataaaaaattaaatgtagaATGTCTCATATAGTACAATAATTCTACTTATTATATATACGTGAAAGggaaaatattacataaaactGTTAAGTTTATTTggatgttttttaaaaaaatcaacatacAGGAGTGACGTAGTTCAATTTGAAATTACAATTTTAGTAAAGAAAACTTGTGTGAATACTCAATTAACGcgtattatttaatatatactaataaatacttataacaataattttttataaacataaacaacaaaatttaaacaaacatATCAGGATctataatataatgaaaaagaaaggaaaagatTGAGTGAATTGAATGCAGAGTGTCcctttaaggaaattattctcctcTAGTACTCAAggtttaaatgaataaattctCTCATGATAGAACGATCCTATTCAGTAGTGTgttgaaacaaaaataatatttcattgtgCATAAGAAGAAATTCAGAGTTTTTTCTGCTTTAAAATGACATAacatccctctatttatagaaaaaaggatagtgtgaacaaatattaTCGTAACTTATGGGGAACGTcaaaactctttgaaaaagttataaCCCTTCAGAAAGGCACATTCTTTTattaaagtcacaatttttcataaaaatggcaactcttcataaaagtcaaaacttttcataaaagtcacaacttttcataatagtcagtattttcatgaaaaaaggttattttcagaaataaataaagtttaaaGAAAATTCTAGCTTGTGATGCGCCACATAAGTGGGTGTAGGATTCTcttttacatataaatatatgattataaatgtTTTAGGAGTGGTTAAGTGaagaaaaatgttatttatatatatggtaaatattttctcaatataattatttatgtaagttttctatttaaaattataatattggGCTCATATACGTGCCTTTCATTATCTAGTATTTAAAGAGAGATGAAACAATCCCTTCCCTAAAAAACATCTAAATTTATAACAACCATAAATACTAACTATAAAGACTTTTATCCCCCAAATTATAGTCCTTCACCCAGATAGTAAACATCAAAAATATCTCTCCTCTATCCATCAGTTCATGTTCTTCATATACATAgaacaaattgaaatggaaCGTCTTTATCCCACAAATTCATAGATTGCTCtagatatattcataaaaaattaatagtgTCTCTCTTCTATTTCGATTGGACAATCCAATAGTTGATTTACAGTTCGAATGATACATCCTGCTTGCTTGTAATCAGATTCATCCGCATAAAGCAAATTTTTGAGCgatcaaaatgaagaaattgagCATGTTACTTCTTGTCTGGTACAtccattttgtttattttcttatttttaggtacgttttaagattatttatttttctaatttatttaagatTCTGTGTGTTGCATAAGTTTTTCTCTTGTAATAAAATTGATTGGGTTCttctatattttcaaataaaataatatattctttGTTATTCCCATATAATACTAATTTAATGGGGAATGAAAAATCTTTAATCGGCTATTGAATTTTAGTTTagcaaaaaattgatatttgatgGTCAATGAACAAACTACAACAGATTAAAATTATAGAATTGCTAGATTTCTTTAAAAGATAACACAACTATAtgtttctttcttcatttaggactattttttatgtataacaTTTCAAACGCAATATTAGGTAAGTATCTACAATAAAATATGCTCAAggacaattgaaaataaaaaatctcgTTCTacaaaaaactatatgataaaTCTCATTATTATAAGACTTTCTTTGCCTATATTAGACGCTAAttgaaatttacataaaaaCTAATTTATTT
This window encodes:
- the LOC114076513 gene encoding LOW QUALITY PROTEIN: uncharacterized protein LOC114076513 (The sequence of the model RefSeq protein was modified relative to this genomic sequence to represent the inferred CDS: substituted 2 bases at 2 genomic stop codons), whose amino-acid sequence is MARNRTSASGGQDPIPAPSSGNTVRGRGRRRARGRGRGRVAAPVDVQVPVATQGRDRTVPPDAEVIHGDVQDRVEGDGPAQAPTSTIVPPVLQDTLARMLGILEGMAQAGALPVTSDGSQTRVGGQTPDPIVAPDSQTPRTQPAAAVAPRLDSMEFPDMTSHLVNRPSMTIDEQKMFGRFRLMNPPTYTGDLAEDAYEFIVSCHERLHNLGLVESHGVDYTAFQMTGSAKQWWRDYISSRPAGSHPLSWTEFTQVFLSKFVPRSERERKRAEFEGLQQNGMSVAEYEGKFHALARHASMILPTEAERVRRFVKGLIIPIRLGVSQVAASGVPFQKVVDAAKELEMIRREGFEQREGKRTRYSGDYGGAPPRSRGYLGRGYHPQSSRPIHAAIPASEAGYAGHNSSSSVHTSQGSSSRPVVRGGHSGHSGSSHQPASRRGCFECGDMGHFVRDCPRTRRGGLHQGSQASTSRAAQPPARGGAQNGRGGSHSGRGGSPSGRGGGRGGSQSDGGRSHCYAFPGRPEAEASDAVITGIIPVCHRPATVLFDPGSTYSYVSTYFAPSLDILCESLDLPIRVSTPVGDSVVVDQVYRLCTVTLMGYDTHADLKVLEMIDFDVILGMDWLSSYHAILNCHAKTITLAMPGIPIVEWRGTLSHPSKGVISFLKARQLVQRGCLAYLAHIRDTSIETPMLESIPVVSEFSEVFPTDLPGLPPDRDIDFCIDVEPGTRPISIPPYRIAPAELKELKEQLQDLLSKGFIRPSVSPWGAPVLFVKKKDGSMRMCIDYRQLNKVTIRNKYPIPRIDDLFDQLQGASVFSKIDLRSGYHQLKVRAEDIPKTAFRTRYGHYEFLVMSFGLTNAPAAFMDLMNGVFRPYLDSFVIVFIDDILIYSRTKEEHEHHLRIVLGILKEKKLYAKFSKCEFWLSSVAFLGHVVSKEGIMVDPKKIEAVRDWVRPTSVTEIRSFLGLAGYYRRFVEGFSSIASPLTRLTQKEVTFQWSDECEVSFQKLKTLLTTAPILTLPVEGEGFVVYCDASRVGLGCVLMQKGRVIAYASRQLKVHEKNYPIHDLELAAVVFALKIWRHYLYGVHCEVFTDHRSLQYIFNQRDLNLRQRRWLELLKDYDMTILYHPGKANVVADALSRKAVSMGSLAMLQVGERPLARDVQSLANSFVRLDISESGKVLAYIEARSSLLERIRAQQFDDGDLCKIRDKVLKGEAKAAILDSEGVLRIKGRICVPRTGDLTRLIMEEAHSXRYSIHPGATKMYRDLKQHYWWCRMKRDIVDFVSHCLNCQQVKYEHQKPGGVTQRMPIPEWKWEGIAMDFVVGLPCTLGKFDVIWVIVDRMTKSAHFVPVQTTYNSEKLAKIYIREIVRLHGVPISIISDRGTQFTSHFWQSMXKELGTRVDLSTTFHPQTDGQSERTIQVLEDMLRACVIDFGGQWDQRCQSPIGWFDAFEVRPWGTDLLRESLDKVKLIQDRLLMAQSRQKSYADRKVRDLEFMVGERGLLKGCESREGGFYHFNNKPFIVKAWTTDMEFTRDELTVPILVKLPGLDFKYWSSNGPSKIGCLVGKPLMVDQHTEKKVGLNFARPLIEVQMDVETWFRNEKGKLIEQRVLYAGSLPFVYTAKNGHNEGEC